The following proteins come from a genomic window of Heyndrickxia acidicola:
- a CDS encoding amidohydrolase family protein, producing MRVDFHTHIIPENFTDLTRHLSGDRWPMLERTCACGANIMVGGKVFREVTDQVWSPGKRISDMARESIDIQVLSPIPVTFSYWAPAEEALTLASIQNDFIAETVSQYPDKFVGLGTVPLQDVEVATREMDRCIHELGLKGIEIGTNVNGNNLDDSSLISFFEMAEKWEVPLFIHPWETLGKERTPRHNLMYTVGMPSETALAGASLILGGVLEKFPGLKICFAHGGGSLPYLLPRLDQGWKVWPHLRLLNNPPSYYARNFYFDSLVNDPINLKYLVDLFGHDRILMGSDYPFLLREVPPGKVIDDTHGLNQDQVEAMLWRNALRFLNIPIKAGVKG from the coding sequence ATGAGAGTAGATTTTCATACGCATATCATTCCGGAAAATTTTACGGATTTGACGAGGCATCTTTCGGGTGATAGGTGGCCGATGCTTGAAAGAACTTGTGCTTGCGGAGCCAATATCATGGTAGGAGGTAAGGTATTCAGAGAAGTCACCGACCAAGTCTGGAGTCCGGGAAAACGGATATCTGATATGGCACGTGAATCAATAGACATACAAGTATTGTCTCCTATTCCCGTTACATTCTCTTATTGGGCTCCTGCGGAAGAAGCTTTAACGCTTGCCAGCATCCAAAATGATTTTATTGCGGAAACGGTAAGTCAATATCCTGATAAATTTGTAGGTTTAGGTACGGTTCCGCTTCAGGATGTCGAGGTAGCAACGCGTGAAATGGATCGCTGTATTCATGAATTAGGATTAAAAGGGATTGAGATTGGTACAAATGTAAACGGTAACAATCTGGATGATTCCTCCCTTATTTCTTTTTTTGAAATGGCTGAGAAGTGGGAGGTTCCACTTTTTATTCATCCATGGGAAACGTTGGGGAAAGAAAGAACGCCGCGCCATAATTTAATGTATACAGTAGGAATGCCCAGTGAAACAGCATTGGCAGGAGCAAGCCTGATTTTAGGAGGAGTGCTTGAAAAGTTCCCTGGTCTAAAAATCTGCTTTGCCCATGGCGGCGGATCACTTCCGTATCTTCTTCCGCGTCTGGATCAGGGCTGGAAGGTTTGGCCTCACCTGAGACTGCTTAACAATCCGCCAAGCTATTATGCTAGAAATTTTTATTTTGATTCGCTGGTGAATGATCCTATTAATTTGAAATATTTAGTTGATCTTTTCGGGCATGATCGCATCCTGATGGGCTCTGATTATCCCTTCTTATTAAGAGAGGTTCCTCCGGGAAAAGTGATTGATGATACGCATGGGCTTAATCAGGATCAAGTGGAAGCCATGCTTTGGAGAAATGCCCTTCGGTTTTTGAATATTCCAATTAAAGCTGGGGTGAAGGGGTGA
- a CDS encoding 3-hydroxyanthranilate 3,4-dioxygenase, translating to MNRAFLPINLMKFIEENKDQLKPPVNNKVIWKDAELMVMLLGGPNKRRDFHVDPSEEIFYQIQGSCYVEVMNAEGKREVVEVKEGEMFLLPANVPHSPHRVADTIGLVIERNRAEGELEDFVWFCDQCDHEMHRVTIQLTNIEVQVKEAIAAFNGSLELRTCKQCGHEMPNEASEWK from the coding sequence ATTAACAGAGCATTTTTACCGATTAATTTAATGAAATTTATTGAGGAAAACAAGGACCAGCTAAAACCGCCTGTAAACAACAAGGTAATTTGGAAAGATGCTGAGTTAATGGTCATGCTGCTTGGAGGACCAAATAAAAGGCGCGACTTCCATGTGGACCCTTCTGAAGAAATTTTTTATCAAATTCAAGGAAGCTGCTATGTTGAAGTCATGAATGCTGAAGGAAAACGAGAAGTTGTTGAGGTGAAAGAAGGAGAAATGTTTTTACTGCCTGCAAATGTACCTCATTCACCTCACCGGGTTGCGGATACAATTGGCCTTGTCATTGAGAGAAATCGAGCTGAAGGGGAATTAGAAGACTTCGTTTGGTTTTGTGATCAATGCGATCATGAAATGCATCGAGTGACAATACAATTAACGAATATTGAAGTTCAGGTGAAAGAAGCTATTGCTGCTTTCAATGGCAGCCTGGAATTAAGGACCTGCAAACAGTGTGGACACGAAATGCCGAATGAAGCGAGTGAATGGAAATGA
- a CDS encoding NADPH-dependent FMN reductase: MKLLGISGTIIGAKTGILVKKVLETVKLSYPEVETEYLDLMDYTIQFCDGRPPSAYSEDTRSIIEKVSNADFYLIGTPIFQGSIPGVLKNVFDLIHPRDFRNKVMGFVANGGTYQHYLVIENQLKPIAGFFRAFVAPSYVYANHEHFNENNEIVDPDLLERISRLAEEIVEMQKALKSDQAISIKEQLLIKEEIGR, translated from the coding sequence ATGAAGCTGTTAGGCATTTCTGGCACAATTATCGGTGCCAAAACTGGAATTCTTGTCAAAAAGGTATTAGAAACAGTCAAGCTTTCTTATCCAGAAGTAGAAACAGAGTACTTGGATTTGATGGACTATACGATCCAATTTTGTGATGGCCGGCCCCCATCTGCTTACTCGGAGGATACAAGAAGCATCATAGAGAAGGTATCCAATGCAGACTTTTATTTGATCGGCACTCCAATCTTTCAAGGCTCCATCCCAGGTGTTTTGAAAAATGTTTTTGACTTAATCCATCCTCGGGATTTTCGTAATAAAGTCATGGGGTTTGTTGCAAATGGAGGGACATATCAGCATTATCTCGTAATAGAAAACCAATTGAAACCAATTGCCGGATTTTTTCGGGCATTTGTAGCACCAAGCTATGTCTACGCCAATCATGAGCACTTTAACGAAAATAACGAAATTGTGGATCCGGATTTACTTGAAAGGATCTCTCGTTTGGCAGAAGAAATCGTAGAGATGCAAAAAGCTTTAAAAAGTGATCAAGCCATTAGTATCAAAGAACAATTATTGATAAAGGAGGAAATTGGAAGATGA
- a CDS encoding 4-hydroxyphenylacetate 3-hydroxylase family protein — MGIRTGNQYLKALKSREPEIWLSGRKITNLMEEPVFRQPILEIARLYNMQHDPGYQDQITHICDETGERVNNSFLVPKSYEDLMKRKAVFEVFAKATFGLMGRTPDFLNVVLTSMYYNSSFFEKYNIDWARNIQNYYRYVRDNDLFLTHAIINPQNDRSKSSHEQKDVYTHLGAVKEIPEGLVVRGAKMLATLAPITDEVIIYSFPGFKPGDERYALAFAIPIDTKGLRIICREPMQDGTRSFFDHPLASRFEEMDALLVFDDVVVPWDRVFLYNNVEAANLLYPKTGAGQQPAHQSGVRGLVKLQFATEVAMKLADSIGVDIYLNVQNDLAELAQSLESIRALLRVSEIEYTITENGEAMPDYTALETIRGLLPTMYPRAIEIIQTIGAGGLLMSPTGADFETDELKEAMDQYYVGREGVSSYERVALFKLAWDLCGEAFGQRLLQYERYYTGDPVRKKGIFYNNYKRQRSLNLVEDALKTSVWDKQVPVR, encoded by the coding sequence ATGGGAATAAGAACAGGGAATCAATATTTGAAAGCGCTTAAATCAAGGGAACCTGAGATATGGCTATCTGGAAGGAAAATCACAAACTTAATGGAGGAGCCGGTTTTTAGGCAGCCTATTTTGGAAATTGCCAGGCTCTATAATATGCAGCATGATCCTGGTTACCAGGATCAAATTACACATATTTGTGATGAGACAGGAGAAAGAGTAAATAACTCATTTTTGGTTCCAAAAAGCTACGAGGATTTAATGAAGCGTAAAGCTGTTTTCGAAGTTTTTGCAAAAGCTACATTTGGTTTAATGGGACGGACACCGGACTTTTTAAATGTAGTTCTTACTTCAATGTACTATAATTCCAGTTTCTTTGAAAAATACAATATAGATTGGGCACGGAATATTCAAAATTACTATCGATATGTTCGTGACAATGATTTATTTCTTACACATGCTATTATTAATCCGCAAAACGACCGAAGCAAATCATCCCACGAGCAAAAAGACGTTTATACTCATCTCGGTGCTGTCAAGGAAATTCCTGAAGGGCTCGTGGTAAGAGGGGCAAAAATGCTGGCTACGCTTGCTCCCATCACAGATGAGGTCATTATTTATTCTTTCCCTGGCTTTAAACCTGGAGATGAGCGATATGCACTTGCTTTTGCAATTCCGATTGATACAAAAGGATTGCGAATTATTTGCAGGGAACCAATGCAGGACGGGACCCGTTCATTCTTTGATCATCCTCTCGCTTCCAGGTTTGAAGAAATGGATGCCTTACTTGTTTTTGATGACGTAGTTGTACCGTGGGACAGAGTCTTCCTTTATAACAATGTTGAAGCTGCCAATTTATTGTATCCAAAGACAGGAGCTGGACAGCAGCCAGCACATCAGTCAGGTGTAAGAGGCTTGGTCAAGCTGCAATTTGCTACAGAGGTTGCAATGAAGCTGGCAGATTCCATAGGGGTAGACATTTATTTAAATGTTCAAAATGACCTTGCAGAACTAGCTCAATCTCTTGAATCCATCCGCGCCTTACTGCGAGTCTCTGAAATTGAATATACAATTACCGAAAATGGAGAAGCAATGCCTGATTATACAGCACTTGAAACAATCAGGGGACTGCTCCCAACCATGTATCCCAGAGCGATTGAAATCATTCAAACAATTGGTGCCGGCGGCCTCCTAATGTCACCAACTGGAGCTGATTTTGAAACGGATGAATTAAAAGAGGCTATGGACCAATATTATGTGGGCCGTGAAGGGGTATCCTCCTATGAACGTGTTGCTTTATTTAAACTGGCATGGGATCTATGCGGAGAAGCTTTCGGTCAGCGATTGCTTCAATATGAACGTTATTACACCGGAGACCCAGTCCGGAAAAAAGGAATATTCTATAACAACTATAAACGCCAACGCTCGCTTAACTTGGTAGAAGACGCACTGAAGACAAGTGTTTGGGATAAACAAGTGCCAGTAAGATAG